In one Drosophila pseudoobscura strain MV-25-SWS-2005 chromosome X, UCI_Dpse_MV25, whole genome shotgun sequence genomic region, the following are encoded:
- the cac gene encoding voltage-dependent calcium channel type A subunit alpha-1 isoform X37 — MMLGGVGARRRRGSSPMARLTNSHINSLDDNIAIIGDGVIRRSAHYGSQASNKRRRAVPGPGNDQESFALVETRPNLGDIMLEAAQEAVLAGHQQDSLGGGHLGRKGAHRLADRMGGPKKEENPPGGGPTSLFILTEDNPIRKYTRFIIEWPPFEYAVLLTIIANCVVLALEEHLPGGDKTVLAQKLEKTEAYFLCIFCVEASLKILALGLVLHKHSYLRNIWNIMDFFVVVTGFMTQYPQIGPEVDLRTLRAIRVLRPLKLVSGIPSLQVVLKSIIKAMAPLLQIGLLVLFAIVIFAIIGLEFYSGALHKTCYSLEDPNKLVKEGESETPCNTDNSTEKAGGSFVCNNTTSMCLEKWDGPNSGITSFDNIGFAMLTVFQCITMEGWTSILYWTNDALGSTFNWIYFVPLIVIGSFFMLNLVLGVLSGEFAKEREKVENRQEFLKLRRQQQLERELNGYVEWICKAEEVILAEERTTEEEKMHIMEARRRNAAKRKKLKSLGKSKSTDTEEEEAEEDYGDDGYLKTRSKPQGSCTGFWRAEKRFRFWIRHTVKTQWFYWFVIVLVFLNTVCVAVEHYGQPSFLTEFLYYAEFIFLGLFMSEMFIKMYALGPRIYFESSFNRFDCVVISGSIFEVIWSEVKGGSFGLSVLRALRLLRIFKVTKYWSSLRNLVISLLNSMRSIISLLFLLFLFILIFALLGMQLFGGQFNLPGGTPETNFNTFPIALLTVFQILTGEDWNEVMYQGIISQGGAQKGMIYSIYFIVLVLFGNYTLLNVFLAIAVDNLANAQELTAAEEEQVEEDKEKQLQELEKEMEALQGDGVHVENGDGTVAVTKGKSKKKEEEKKEEEEVTEGPKPMLPYSSMFILSPTNPIRRGAHWVVNLPYFDFFIMVVISMSSIALAAEDPVRENSRRNKILNYFDYAFTGVFTIEMLLKIVDLGVILHPGSYLREFWNIMDAVVVICAAVSFGFDMSGSSAGQNLSTIKSLRVLRVLRPLKTIKRVPKLKAVFDCVVNSLKNVVNILIVYILFQFIFSVIGVQLFNGKFFYCTDESKHTSAECQGSYFKYEEDELLPRQELRVWKPRAFHYDNVAAAMLTLFAVQTGEGWPQVLQHSMAATYEDRGPIQNFRIEMSIFYIVYFIVFPFFFVNIFVALIIITFQEQGEAELQDGEIDKNQKSCIDFTIGARPLERYMPKNRNTFKYKVWRIVVSTPFEYFIMMLIVFNTLLLMMKYHNQGDMYEKSLKYINMGFTGMFSVETVLKIIGFGVKNFFKDPWNIFDLITVLGSIVDALWMEFGHDDSNSINVGFLRLFRAARLIKLLRQGYTIRILLWTFVQSFKALPYVCLLIAMLFFIYAIIGMQVFGNIKLGTVENSITRHNNFQSFIQGVMLLFRCWNCKMRLDDLRRSRLPVPMLAIYILDIRT; from the exons AT GATGCTGGGCGGTGTGGGAGCTCGTCGCAGAAGGGGCTCATCACCGATGGCACGTTTGACTAACAGCCACATCAATAGCCTGGATGACAACATAGCCATCATCGGAGATGGCGTCATCCGGAGGAGTGCACACTATGGTTCACAGGCCTCCAATAAACGGCGACGAGCCGTGCCAGGACCTGGCAATGACCAGGAGAGCTTTGCTCTTGTCGAGACTCGACCCAATCTAGGCGATATCAT GTTGGAAGCGGCTCAGGAAGCAGTGCTAGCAGGGCATCAACAGGACTCCTTAGGCGGGGGGCACTTGGGTCGAAAGGGAGCCCATCGCTTAGCTGATAGAATGGGTGGCCcgaaaaaagaggaaaaccCACCAGGTGGTGGTCCGACGTCATTGTTTATCCTAACCGAGGATAACCCAATTAGAAAGTACACACGATTCATCATTGAATGGCCGCCCTTTGAATACGCTGTGTTATTGACAATCATAGCCAACTGTGTTGTGTTGGCGCTAGAGGAGCACTTGCCGGGTGGTGACAAGACAGTATTGGCTCAAAAATTG GAAAAAACGGAGGCCtattttttatgcattttctGTGTAGAAGCATCGCTCAAGATCCTCGCCCTAGGGCTTGTTCTGCATAAACACTCCTATCTCAGGAATATTTGGAACATCATGGATTTTTTCGTTGTAGTGACGGG ATTCATGACACAGTACCCACAAATAGGGCCCGAGGTAGACCTAAGAACACTTAGAGCCATTCGTGTGCTACGGCCCTTAAAATTAGTGTCTGGAATTCCTA GTTTACAAGTAGTTTTAAAATCTATAATCAAGGCGATGGCACCTTTACTGCAAATCGGTCTCTTGGTGTTGTTTGCAATCGTAATATTTGCAATCATTGGACTCGAGTTTTATTCGGGCGCACTGCATAAGACTTGTTATAGCTTAGAAGATCCAA ATAAACTAGTGAAGGAGGGCGAATCAGAGACACCCTGCAACACGGACAACAGCACAGAGAAGGCAGGCGGCTCCTTTGTATGCAATAACACCACGAGCATGTGTCTGGAGAAATGGGATGGACCAAATTCAGGCATAACGAGTTTCGATAATATTGGATTCGCCATGTTGACCGTATTCCAATGTATCACAATGGAGGGCTGGACGTCAATACTCTATTGG ACCAACGACGCATTAGGTTCAACATTTAATTGGATATATTTCGTGCCTCTTATAGTTATAGGCTCATTTTTTATGCTCAACTTAGTTCTTGGTGTCTTGAGTGG TGAATTCGCAAAAGAACGAGaaaaagtagaaaatagaCAAGAGTTTCTTAAACTtagaaggcagcagcaactaGAAAGAGAGTTAAACGGCTATGTTGAATGGATTTGTAAAGCTG AGGAGGTGATACTAGCCGAAGAGCGGACAACAGAGGAGGAGAAAATGCACATAATGGAGG CACGAAGACGAAATGCAGCCAAGCGGAAAAAGCTGAAAAGTTTGGGAAAATCGAAATCAACAGACACTGAAGAGGAGGAGGCCGAGGAGGACTATGGCGATGATG GTTATCTGAAAACTCGCTCTAAACCTCAAGGCAGTTGTACGGGATTCTGGCGAGCGGAGAAGAGATTTCGCTTCTGGATCCGTCACACGGTGAAGACGCAGTGGTTCTACTGGTTCGTGATCGTACTCGTCTTTCTGAACACAGTTTGTGTGGCCGTCGAGCACTATGGCCAGCCGTCGTTCCTCACAGAATTTCTGT ATTATGCGGAATTCATATTCCTCGGTCTCTTCATGTCGGAGATGTTCATCAAGATGTACGCTTTGGGGCCCCGCATCTACTTTGAGTCGTCGTTCAACCGTTTTGATTGTGTTGTCATTAGTGGTTCGATATTCGAGGTGATCTGGTCCGAGGTCAAGGGAGGCTCGTTCGGTCTGTCCGTGCTGCGTGCACTGCGACTACTGCGCATCTTCAAAGTAACCAAATACTGGTCATCGCTGCGCAATCTAGTCATCTCACTGCTGAACTCAATGAGATCGATTATCtcgctgctgttcctgctcttCTTGTTCATACTGATATTCGCACTGCTTGGCATGCAGCTATTTGGCGGTCAGTTCAATCTGCCCGGAGGCACGCCCGAGACCAATTTTAATACATTCCCGATAGCCCTGTTGACCGTATTCCAAATTCTCACTGGCGAGGATTGGAACGAAGTCATGTACCAGGGCATCATATCGCAAGGTGGTGCACAGAAAGGAATGATTTACTCTAT ATACTTTATCGTTTTGGTACTCTTCGGTAATTACACGCTCTTAAATGTTTTCTTGGCTATCGCCGTTGATAATTTGGCGAATGCACAAGAGTTAACAGCAGCCGAAGAGGAACAAGTCGAAGAGGATAAAGAGAAACAACTGCAAGAACTTGAAAAGGAAATGGAGGCCCTACAGGGCGATGGCGTACATGTGGAAAACGGCGACGGCACTGTGGCCGTAACGAAAGGAAAGAGCaaaaagaaggaggaggagaaaaaggaggaggaggaagtgaCCGAGGGACCGAAGCCAATGTTGCCATACTCATCGATGTTTATACTCTCACCAACCAATCC CATACGACGCGGCGCCCATTGGGTTGTTAATTTGCCATATTTTGATTTCTTCATTATGGTCGTCATCTCAATGTCATCAATAGCATTAGCAGCCGAAGATCCCGTTCGTGAGAACTCGAGGCGAAACAAGATATTGAATTACTTTGATTATGCATTTACCGGCGTATTCACGATAGAAATGTTGCTGAAAATTGTAGACTTGGGTGTGATACTGCACCCTGGCAGCTATTTAAGAGAATTCTGGAATATTATGGATGCTGTGGTCGTTATATGCGCTGCTGTTAGTTTCGGTTTCGATATGAGCGGTAGCAGCGCTGGACAAAATTTATCGACTATTAAATCGCTACGTGTATTGCGTGTACTCCGGCCATTGAAGACCATTAAGCGTGTACCAAAATTGAAAGCCGTCTTCGATTGCGTCGTGAACTCATTGAAAAATGTTGTTAACATTCTAATCGTGTACATATTGtttcaatttatattttctgttatTGGAGTACAATTGTTCAATGgaaaatttttttattgtacGGACGAAAGTAAACATACTTCCGCAGAGTGCCA GGGCTCGTACTTCAAGTACGAGGAGGATGAACTGCTGCCCAGACAGGAGCTGAGGGTCTGGAAGCCAAGGGCCTTCCACTACGACAACGTTGCGGCCGCGATGCTGACACTGTTCGCCGTCCAGACCGGCGAGGGATGGCCACA GGTCTTGCAACACTCAATGGCTGCCACTTATGAAGATAGGGGTCCAATCCAAAATTTCCGGATCGAAATGTCCATATTTTATATTGtctattttattgtatttccaTTCTTCTTCGTCAACATATTCGTGGCCTTGATTATTATCACATTTCAAGAGCAAGGCGAAGCTGAGTTACAAGATGGTGAAATTGACAAGAACCAG AAATCCTGCATTGATTTCACAATCGGAGCCCGCCCACTCGAGCGCTATATGCCCAAAAACCGGAACACTTTCAAGTACAAAGTGTGGCGTATTGTGGTTTCAACACCATTTGAGTACTTTATAATGATGCTGATCGTGTTCAATACGCTCTTGCTGATGATGAAG TATCATAATCAGGGTGATATGTATGAAAAGTCACTCAAGTACATCAACATGGGATTCACAGGAATGTTTAGCGTTGAAACTGTGCTCAAGATCATTGGATTCGGTGTCAAG AACTTTTTCAAGGATCCGTGGAACATATTCGATCTGATTACCGTGCTGGGCAGCATCGTGGATGCATTGTGGATGGAATTTGGG CACGAT
- the cac gene encoding voltage-dependent calcium channel type A subunit alpha-1 isoform X38, with the protein MMLGGVGARRRRGSSPMARLTNSHINSLDDNIAIIGDGVIRRSAHYGSQASNKRRRAVPGPGNDQESFALVETRPNLGDIMLEAAQEAVLAGHQQDSLGGGHLGRKGAHRLADRMGGPKKEENPPGGGPTSLFILTEDNPIRKYTRFIIEWPPFEYAVLLTIIANCVVLALEEHLPGGDKTVLAQKLEKTEAYFLCIFCVEASLKILALGLVLHKHSYLRNIWNIMDFFVVVTGFMTQYPQIGPEVDLRTLRAIRVLRPLKLVSGIPSLQVVLKSIIKAMAPLLQIGLLVLFAIVIFAIIGLEFYSGALHKTCYSLEDPNKLVKEGESETPCNTDNSTEKAGGSFVCNNTTSMCLEKWDGPNSGITSFDNIGFAMLTVFQCITMEGWTSILYWTNDALGSTFNWIYFVPLIVIGSFFMLNLVLGVLSGEFAKEREKVENRQEFLKLRRQQQLERELNGYVEWICKAEEVILAEERTTEEEKMHIMEARRRNAAKRKKLKSLGKSKSTDTEEEEAEEDYGDDGYLKTRSKPQGSCTGFWRAEKRFRFWIRHTVKTQWFYWFVIVLVFLNTVCVAVEHYGQPSFLTEFLYYAEFIFLGLFMSEMFIKMYALGPRIYFESSFNRFDCVVISGSIFEVIWSEVKGGSFGLSVLRALRLLRIFKVTKYWSSLRNLVISLLNSMRSIISLLFLLFLFILIFALLGMQLFGGQFNLPGGTPETNFNTFPIALLTVFQILTGEDWNEVMYQGIISQGGAQKGMIYSIYFIVLVLFGNYTLLNVFLAIAVDNLANAQELTAAEEEQVEEDKEKQLQELEKEMEALQGDGVHVENGDGTVAVTKGKSKKKEEEKKEEEEVTEGPKPMLPYSSMFILSPTNPIRRGAHWVVNLPYFDFFIMVVISMSSIALAAEDPVRENSRRNKILNYFDYAFTGVFTIEMLLKIVDLGVILHPGSYLREFWNIMDAVVVICAAVSFGFDMSGSSAGQNLSTIKSLRVLRVLRPLKTIKRVPKLKAVFDCVVNSLKNVVNILIVYILFQFIFSVIGVQLFNGKFFYCTDESKHTSAECQGSYFKYEEDELLPRQELRVWKPRAFHYDNVAAAMLTLFAVQTGEGWPQVLQHSMAATYEDRGPIQNFRIEMSIFYIVYFIVFPFFFVNIFVALIIITFQEQGEAELQDGEIDKNQKSCIDFTIGARPLERYMPKNRNTFKYKVWRIVVSTPFEYFIMMLIVFNTLLLMMKYHNQGDMYEKSLKYINMGFTGMFSVETVLKIIGFGVKNFFKDPWNIFDLITVLGSIVDALWMEFGHDMCNGRGMAKHNAGLPQGQSL; encoded by the exons AT GATGCTGGGCGGTGTGGGAGCTCGTCGCAGAAGGGGCTCATCACCGATGGCACGTTTGACTAACAGCCACATCAATAGCCTGGATGACAACATAGCCATCATCGGAGATGGCGTCATCCGGAGGAGTGCACACTATGGTTCACAGGCCTCCAATAAACGGCGACGAGCCGTGCCAGGACCTGGCAATGACCAGGAGAGCTTTGCTCTTGTCGAGACTCGACCCAATCTAGGCGATATCAT GTTGGAAGCGGCTCAGGAAGCAGTGCTAGCAGGGCATCAACAGGACTCCTTAGGCGGGGGGCACTTGGGTCGAAAGGGAGCCCATCGCTTAGCTGATAGAATGGGTGGCCcgaaaaaagaggaaaaccCACCAGGTGGTGGTCCGACGTCATTGTTTATCCTAACCGAGGATAACCCAATTAGAAAGTACACACGATTCATCATTGAATGGCCGCCCTTTGAATACGCTGTGTTATTGACAATCATAGCCAACTGTGTTGTGTTGGCGCTAGAGGAGCACTTGCCGGGTGGTGACAAGACAGTATTGGCTCAAAAATTG GAAAAAACGGAGGCCtattttttatgcattttctGTGTAGAAGCATCGCTCAAGATCCTCGCCCTAGGGCTTGTTCTGCATAAACACTCCTATCTCAGGAATATTTGGAACATCATGGATTTTTTCGTTGTAGTGACGGG ATTCATGACACAGTACCCACAAATAGGGCCCGAGGTAGACCTAAGAACACTTAGAGCCATTCGTGTGCTACGGCCCTTAAAATTAGTGTCTGGAATTCCTA GTTTACAAGTAGTTTTAAAATCTATAATCAAGGCGATGGCACCTTTACTGCAAATCGGTCTCTTGGTGTTGTTTGCAATCGTAATATTTGCAATCATTGGACTCGAGTTTTATTCGGGCGCACTGCATAAGACTTGTTATAGCTTAGAAGATCCAA ATAAACTAGTGAAGGAGGGCGAATCAGAGACACCCTGCAACACGGACAACAGCACAGAGAAGGCAGGCGGCTCCTTTGTATGCAATAACACCACGAGCATGTGTCTGGAGAAATGGGATGGACCAAATTCAGGCATAACGAGTTTCGATAATATTGGATTCGCCATGTTGACCGTATTCCAATGTATCACAATGGAGGGCTGGACGTCAATACTCTATTGG ACCAACGACGCATTAGGTTCAACATTTAATTGGATATATTTCGTGCCTCTTATAGTTATAGGCTCATTTTTTATGCTCAACTTAGTTCTTGGTGTCTTGAGTGG TGAATTCGCAAAAGAACGAGaaaaagtagaaaatagaCAAGAGTTTCTTAAACTtagaaggcagcagcaactaGAAAGAGAGTTAAACGGCTATGTTGAATGGATTTGTAAAGCTG AGGAGGTGATACTAGCCGAAGAGCGGACAACAGAGGAGGAGAAAATGCACATAATGGAGG CACGAAGACGAAATGCAGCCAAGCGGAAAAAGCTGAAAAGTTTGGGAAAATCGAAATCAACAGACACTGAAGAGGAGGAGGCCGAGGAGGACTATGGCGATGATG GTTATCTGAAAACTCGCTCTAAACCTCAAGGCAGTTGTACGGGATTCTGGCGAGCGGAGAAGAGATTTCGCTTCTGGATCCGTCACACGGTGAAGACGCAGTGGTTCTACTGGTTCGTGATCGTACTCGTCTTTCTGAACACAGTTTGTGTGGCCGTCGAGCACTATGGCCAGCCGTCGTTCCTCACAGAATTTCTGT ATTATGCGGAATTCATATTCCTCGGTCTCTTCATGTCGGAGATGTTCATCAAGATGTACGCTTTGGGGCCCCGCATCTACTTTGAGTCGTCGTTCAACCGTTTTGATTGTGTTGTCATTAGTGGTTCGATATTCGAGGTGATCTGGTCCGAGGTCAAGGGAGGCTCGTTCGGTCTGTCCGTGCTGCGTGCACTGCGACTACTGCGCATCTTCAAAGTAACCAAATACTGGTCATCGCTGCGCAATCTAGTCATCTCACTGCTGAACTCAATGAGATCGATTATCtcgctgctgttcctgctcttCTTGTTCATACTGATATTCGCACTGCTTGGCATGCAGCTATTTGGCGGTCAGTTCAATCTGCCCGGAGGCACGCCCGAGACCAATTTTAATACATTCCCGATAGCCCTGTTGACCGTATTCCAAATTCTCACTGGCGAGGATTGGAACGAAGTCATGTACCAGGGCATCATATCGCAAGGTGGTGCACAGAAAGGAATGATTTACTCTAT ATACTTTATCGTTTTGGTACTCTTCGGTAATTACACGCTCTTAAATGTTTTCTTGGCTATCGCCGTTGATAATTTGGCGAATGCACAAGAGTTAACAGCAGCCGAAGAGGAACAAGTCGAAGAGGATAAAGAGAAACAACTGCAAGAACTTGAAAAGGAAATGGAGGCCCTACAGGGCGATGGCGTACATGTGGAAAACGGCGACGGCACTGTGGCCGTAACGAAAGGAAAGAGCaaaaagaaggaggaggagaaaaaggaggaggaggaagtgaCCGAGGGACCGAAGCCAATGTTGCCATACTCATCGATGTTTATACTCTCACCAACCAATCC CATACGACGCGGCGCCCATTGGGTTGTTAATTTGCCATATTTTGATTTCTTCATTATGGTCGTCATCTCAATGTCATCAATAGCATTAGCAGCCGAAGATCCCGTTCGTGAGAACTCGAGGCGAAACAAGATATTGAATTACTTTGATTATGCATTTACCGGCGTATTCACGATAGAAATGTTGCTGAAAATTGTAGACTTGGGTGTGATACTGCACCCTGGCAGCTATTTAAGAGAATTCTGGAATATTATGGATGCTGTGGTCGTTATATGCGCTGCTGTTAGTTTCGGTTTCGATATGAGCGGTAGCAGCGCTGGACAAAATTTATCGACTATTAAATCGCTACGTGTATTGCGTGTACTCCGGCCATTGAAGACCATTAAGCGTGTACCAAAATTGAAAGCCGTCTTCGATTGCGTCGTGAACTCATTGAAAAATGTTGTTAACATTCTAATCGTGTACATATTGtttcaatttatattttctgttatTGGAGTACAATTGTTCAATGgaaaatttttttattgtacGGACGAAAGTAAACATACTTCCGCAGAGTGCCA GGGCTCGTACTTCAAGTACGAGGAGGATGAACTGCTGCCCAGACAGGAGCTGAGGGTCTGGAAGCCAAGGGCCTTCCACTACGACAACGTTGCGGCCGCGATGCTGACACTGTTCGCCGTCCAGACCGGCGAGGGATGGCCACA GGTCTTGCAACACTCAATGGCTGCCACTTATGAAGATAGGGGTCCAATCCAAAATTTCCGGATCGAAATGTCCATATTTTATATTGtctattttattgtatttccaTTCTTCTTCGTCAACATATTCGTGGCCTTGATTATTATCACATTTCAAGAGCAAGGCGAAGCTGAGTTACAAGATGGTGAAATTGACAAGAACCAG AAATCCTGCATTGATTTCACAATCGGAGCCCGCCCACTCGAGCGCTATATGCCCAAAAACCGGAACACTTTCAAGTACAAAGTGTGGCGTATTGTGGTTTCAACACCATTTGAGTACTTTATAATGATGCTGATCGTGTTCAATACGCTCTTGCTGATGATGAAG TATCATAATCAGGGTGATATGTATGAAAAGTCACTCAAGTACATCAACATGGGATTCACAGGAATGTTTAGCGTTGAAACTGTGCTCAAGATCATTGGATTCGGTGTCAAG AACTTTTTCAAGGATCCGTGGAACATATTCGATCTGATTACCGTGCTGGGCAGCATCGTGGATGCATTGTGGATGGAATTTGGG CACGAT